The genomic region GCCCATTTTAATTTAATCTGGTATAATAAAATTGTAAATAAATTATAGGAGGCTAAAGAATGAACATACTAATAACTGGTGGTGCAGGATATATAGGTTCTCATACATGTGTAGAATTTTTAAATGAAAACCACAATGTAATAGTAATAGATAATCTTTCAAATTCAAAAGAAGAAGCTATAAAAAGAGTTGAAGAAATAACGAATAAAAAAATAAAATTTTATAATAATGATATAAGGGACAAAGAAGCATTACAAAAAATATTTAAAGAAAATAAAATAGACTCTGTAATTCATTTTGCTGGATTAAAAGCTGTTGGAGAATCTGTAAGTATACCATTAAAATACTATGATAATAATATAAACGGAACTATAACCCTTCTTGAAGTAATGAAAGAAAACAATGTAAAAAACTTTGTATTCAGTTCTTCAGCAACAGTATATGGATACTCAAAAGAAGTCCCTTTCAAAGAAACTCTTCCACTATCTGCAACAAATCCATATGGAAGAACAAAACTAATAATAGAAGAAATATTGAATGACTTATATATATCAGATAAAACATGGAGTATAGCATTATTAAGATACTTTAACCCTATAGGAGCTCATAAAAGTGGAAAAATAGGTGAAGACCCTAATGGAATACCAAACAATTTAATGCCATATATAA from Oceanotoga teriensis harbors:
- the galE gene encoding UDP-glucose 4-epimerase GalE: MNILITGGAGYIGSHTCVEFLNENHNVIVIDNLSNSKEEAIKRVEEITNKKIKFYNNDIRDKEALQKIFKENKIDSVIHFAGLKAVGESVSIPLKYYDNNINGTITLLEVMKENNVKNFVFSSSATVYGYSKEVPFKETLPLSATNPYGRTKLIIEEILNDLYISDKTWSIALLRYFNPIGAHKSGKIGEDPNGIPNNLMPYITQVAIGKREKLSVFGNDYNTPDGTGVRDYIHVVDLAKGHLKAVEKTQNFKKIEAYNLGTGKGYSVLDLVKAFETANKIKIPYQITDRRAGDIDTCYSDPTKALKELNWKAEKNLEDMCRDSWNWQKNNPNGF